The genomic interval GCGTCTCCGGCTCGGGCAAAAGCTCGCTGATGATCGATATTCTTTATCGCAAACTGGCGCAGGCGCTCAACCGCGCCCACGAGAAGCCGGGAGCCCACGACCGTATCGAGGGCATCGAATACCTGGACAAGGTGATCGATATCGATCAGTCGCCCATCGGACGCACGCCGCGCTCAAACCCGGCAACCTATACGAATGCTTTTACGGGCATCCGCGACCTGTTCGCTCAGGTGCCCGAGGCACGTCTGCGTGGCTACCAGCCAGGCCGCTTCTCCTTCAACGTCAAGGGGGGGCGCTGCGAGGCCTGCAAGGGCGAGGGTATTGTACGCATCGAGATGAACTTTTTGCCCGATGTCTACGTGCCCTGTGAGGTCTGTCACGGGAAGCGCTACAATCGCGAGGCGCTAGAGATCCGCTATAAGGGGAAGAACATCGCCGAAGTGCTGGATATGACCGTCGAGGATGCCATGCACTTCTTCGAGCACGTGCCGACGGTCTACAGCAAGCTGAAGACGCTCTACGATGTTGGTCTGGGCTATATCCGCCTGGGCCAGCCGGCGACGACCCTCTCCGGCGGCGAGGCGCAGCGTGTGAAGCTGGCCACAGAGCTGTCGCGCCGCGCTACGGGTCGAACCCTCTATCTGCTGGATGAGCCGACGACGGGGCTGCACTTCGCCGACATTGAGCGCTTGCTCAACGTGCTCCAGCGCCTGGTCGATGCCGGCAATACGGTGCTGGTCATTGAGCACAACCTTGATGTGATTAAGTGCGCGGACTGGATCATTGATCTGGGACCGGAGGGCGGCGAGGCCGGCGGCGAGGTGATTGCCGAGGGCACCCCCGAGGAGGTGGCCAGGCAGGAGCGTTCTTACACCGGCCAGTTCCTGAAAGAGATCTTCGCCCGCGAAGGCCGGGAGGTCAGGATCTGAGGGCTCCCTCCCGGTCCTTCGCCCCTTGCTTTTCTGCCGCTCAGCACCCTCCAGAGCGCTGCGAGCGCCTGGGACTTGTGCAGCAGCAGGGCCACCCGTTGTCTCCCTGTCCCAGTTCCCTATTAGTGGCCGCTAGCTGGTCCAATGGCGCATCGGCAGTCCAGGCACAGGTGAGCGGAAGGTGGGCAGGCGTGACATCGCCAGCGAGCCAATGTAGACGGTCCGCAGGTCAGGCCCTCCAAAGGTGATGCTGGTCAGCGATTGGAGCGTCTGCCCGGCACAGGCGGCCATGTCGGCAGGGGTAGCCGTGCCGTTGGCGATTTTCTCTTCGAACGTTGACAGGACCTCCTCGTTGGCCTCTTCGAAGACGACATGATAGTCACCGTCGGTGGTGATAATGCCGAGGCCGTTGCGCAACGGGGTCGTCACCCAGACATTGCCTTCGGCATCAAAGGCAAAGCCATCGACGACGGCCCCCAGGCCAAGACCATCGGGTCCAAAGACCTCTTTATCGGTCAGGCTGCCATCAGGCTGGACGCGGAAGCGCAGGATGCGGTTTTTCATGGTCTCGGCAACATAGAGAAATTCCTCTTTGGCATCCAGACGGATCTCGTTGGTGAAATAGATGCCATCATAGACGATACGGGGTCCCTTCTCGTCAAGCAGCACAATATAGCCATCGGGCCGTGGCTGTGCCGCGGCGGGCCACCACTGCTGCTCTCGCGTTGAGAAGGCCAGCCAGAGGCGATCTTTGCTGTCGATAAAGACATAGTTGGCGCAGGTGGTGGGAACGCCATCGATCTCGGTCAGCACCTCCTTACTGCGGCCATCGGGATAGAGGCGCTGAATATGCCCGTTGCCGATATTGGCGATGTAGAGCGAGCCATCGCGCGCCATCGCCAGGCCATTGGGTTCGCCTCCCAGACCACCGAAGAATTGTTGGCCGCCATCGGGAGCAATGCGCATGACTCCGCCGCGACCGTCTGAGGTCCAGAGGGTGCCGTCCGGCTGCGCGATGATCGACTCGGGGCGGACAAGGTCGTGGCCAGTGTAGGTGAGATCGCTCAGTTCAAGGCGAAATTCTTTGATAGGGGAATGGCTCTCGCTCATGGTGCTTCCTCCCTTTCTTCTTTGAAAAGGGTCCTGCTACCTGGACCAGTCGTTGATCGCCATAAGGTGACTGCCTTCGTCATGGCGCCGCTACTGGCCTCAGAGGCCGAAAGAGGCACACAGAAGTCGCTGCCTCATTCTGTGACAGATTGTATACTATCGCATCAGACTGATGCAACAGTATGGCACGGGCGCGAGAGCCAGCCCGGTTTCTCCTGCGCTTGCTGGAGTGCAGTACCCGGCGAGCAGCGAGCTGCAGCACAGTCGACCCGTCCTGCAGCCCGGAGCAGGGTAGTGCGCAACCGCGAGGGAGGACGCAGCTAGATGTTTGAGCGGGAGCCTCTGCTCGTGCCGCCCCTGCCCAGACCCAGCAACCAGGCCGGGACGGTGCAGAGCAGGGCCAGAATGATTCCAATGAGAGCCATGTTCTTTAGATCCAGGGCTATGCTAAAGGATGGGCCGCCCTCGAGCTCGGCGAGTGGTAGCGAGAAGAGCACCAGGTGAAGCGACTGCCCCGTCAGCATCCCATAGGCCGTCAATCCTGCCACTCCCAGGAGCAGCAGAAGCAGAGCCGCGAAGATTCCAAACATTACACATTCAAACACACGTCTGACCAGTTGCATAAGGATCACTCCTCTCCTTCTTCCTTGTGCCAGTGAGCGAATCAATCTGCGCCAACATCAGCAAGCTATAAGAAATGCTCCTTTTCTTCTCTTCCAGAGCCAGTCTGTGCTGATGGCTTCTTCGTTCAATCACGCTCGTGCTCCAGGCGGGTGGTTCCCAGCCAGAGGCTGCCTCTGTAGAGCGCCAGCACCAGCAGCAGGGCGAGGGTGACCTCGATCAGCAGCTGCCCCCAGCTGCCACCAGGCAAGGCTGGCAGCATTCCCTGTATAGAAATGTAGAGGATGGATAGAGGCAGATCGACGAGAAAAAGTGCACAGCCCAGGGTCAGCATGCTCAGCGGATCATCGGGGGAGTAAGGCAGCAAAATGCCCATGAGGAAGCAGAGCGGCGTCACCATGAGAGCAGGTGGCAGCCAGAGCAGCAGCAGACCGGGCAGGCCGGCTACCAGCAGCAATACCAGGGTTGCCAGTAACCAGAGGAACAGCGTCAGCCCCAGGCAGGTCCAGAACTTGGCGGAGAGCAAAAGACGCAGCTCAAGCGGCGTCGCAGCCAGCAGGCGGTAGGCCCGGCGATCGCGCCCCCATGAGGACTGGCCGAAGCCGGCCAGCAGCGGTAAGAACAAGGGCGGGACCACCTGCGCTAGCGTCAGGTGGAAGAGGGGATTGGCCGCGCGTGTCAGGAGCAGGCCCACCAGTGCGACCAGCCACATCCCAAAGATCATCACTCCGTCGATGACCAGGTAGGGAGAGCGACAGAGGCTCTTCAGCTCGTAGAGGCAGGCTGTCCACCAGAGAGGTGGCGCGAAGGGAAGCCGACGCAGGGGGGCCCACTGACCGCGTGTGCCGCTCGTCAGGCGTTCGCAGCCTTCCAGCAGCAGGGTATAGAGTAGCCCAGCCAGCAGCGTCGCGGCCAGCAGAAGCGCGATCCCACTGAGGATGGCCTCCGGACGCGGCTCCAGAACAAGCGCCATCCAGCGGGCCGGCCAGAGCAGCGTCCAGAGCGGCAGGGGACTCGACAGGGCCGGCAGTAGCGTGAAGATGGGCGCTTCCAGTAGGACCAGTCCCAGGGCCAGGCTTAGACCCAGCACGCTGAGCCGTACTCCTTGATGCTCTCCGCCGAAGAGACGCAGCGCTCCATAGAGCAGCGCCTGATGAAAAGCCAATGTCAGGAGATTGTAGCAGAGAAGGGCTAGCACAAGCGCCAGCACAAGTTGGAAAGGGGTAATCAGGCCCAGGGTCATCAATGCTAACAAGGCTGGTCCCCAGAGCAAGCCCTGGACAACCAACAGTGTCAGTAAGCCCGGCAGTAGCAAGCCAATTCGCAGCTGCAGCGTCGACAGAGGAAGTGGCAGCATCATGCGCCTTAGCCGCGTATCATCGGGCGAGAGCATGATAATCAGAGTAAGAATGATAAATGAGAAGACGAGGAAGAAATTGCAGAGACTCAGCGTTATCAGTGGCCGTAGCAGCTCTCCCAGGTCCCCTTCTGGCAACAAGCTCTCGCCAAGCTTGTGGAAGAAACTATACGTCAGCAAGCCAATCAAAGGCAGGGCCAGGAGCAAGAGCGGGAGCAGCAGCCACAGCCCCGGGAGACGGCGCAGTAGCTGAGCCAGGCGATGGCGCCAGGTTGTGATCACCAGTCTAGAAACGTGCCAGAACACGATCAAGCTCCTTCTCCTGCTGAGCCAGCCCGAGAGCCTGTAGAAAGGCCTCTTCCAGGTTGGCAACACCATAGTGCTCTAGTAAGGCCCGCTGGGTACCCTGGGCCACCACCTGGCCCTGATGGAGCAGGATCACCTCATCGCAGAGGTCCTGAGCCATGAGCAGGTCGTGCGTGGAGATCAGCACGCCTACCTCCCGTTCTCGCAGCCGACGCAATAGACGCTTGACCAGAATGGTCATCTCGGGATCAAGGCCCGAGAGCGGCTCATCGAGCAGCAGCAGGCGCGGCTGATGGAGGAGGGCCGCAATGACCTGCAGCTTCTTGCGCTGGCCGTGTGAATAGGTCTCCAGGAGGTGGTGAGCCTTCTCTTCAAGCCGCAGAAGGGCCAGATACTCCCTGGCCAGATTCCACTGTTCTTCAGAGAGGCCATAGATGCGACGGAGGAACTGGAGATATTCGAGGC from Thermogemmatispora onikobensis carries:
- a CDS encoding SMP-30/gluconolactonase/LRE family protein, whose translation is MSESHSPIKEFRLELSDLTYTGHDLVRPESIIAQPDGTLWTSDGRGGVMRIAPDGGQQFFGGLGGEPNGLAMARDGSLYIANIGNGHIQRLYPDGRSKEVLTEIDGVPTTCANYVFIDSKDRLWLAFSTREQQWWPAAAQPRPDGYIVLLDEKGPRIVYDGIYFTNEIRLDAKEEFLYVAETMKNRILRFRVQPDGSLTDKEVFGPDGLGLGAVVDGFAFDAEGNVWVTTPLRNGLGIITTDGDYHVVFEEANEEVLSTFEEKIANGTATPADMAACAGQTLQSLTSITFGGPDLRTVYIGSLAMSRLPTFRSPVPGLPMRHWTS
- a CDS encoding ABC transporter ATP-binding protein, with translation MQASLLEVRQLSRRFGTFTAVDRVSFTVTAGQIVGLLGPNGAGKTTLLSMLVGLLPPTSGSILLNGEELQRVPARKKAFFGFVPDSQDVIEHLTGLEYLQFLRRIYGLSEEQWNLAREYLALLRLEEKAHHLLETYSHGQRKKLQVIAALLHQPRLLLLDEPLSGLDPEMTILVKRLLRRLREREVGVLISTHDLLMAQDLCDEVILLHQGQVVAQGTQRALLEHYGVANLEEAFLQALGLAQQEKELDRVLARF